The following nucleotide sequence is from Erythrobacter aurantius.
GGACGATCTTCCTCGCAGGCCCGCCGTTGGTGAAGGCCGCGACGGGCGAGGAGATCAGCGCCGAAGACTTGGGCGGCGGTGATTTGCACGCGAAGAAATCGGGCGTGGTCGATCACCTTGCCGAGAATGACGAGCATGCGCTCACCATCGTGCGCGATATCGTCAGCCAGCTGGGCGCGAACACGGCTGCGGCGAAAGATGTGGCGCTGAAAGACCCGCGCCCGCCGAAATTCGACGCGGAAGACCTCTACGCCCTCATCCCCGAGGATGTGCGCGCACCCTATGACGTAAAGGAAGTGATCGCGCGGCTGGTGGACGGCAGCGAATTCCACGAGTTCAAGGCGCATTACGGATCGACGCTGGTCTGCGGCTTTGCCCATATCTGGGGAATGCCGGTGGCGATCCTCGCCAATAACGGCGTGCTGTTCAGCGAGAGCGCGCAAAAGGGCGCGCATTTTATCGAACTCGCCTGCCAGCGGCGCATTCCGCTCCTCTTTCTCCAGAACATCAGCGGCTTCATGGTCGGCGGGAAGTATGAGGCGGAAGGCATCGCCAAGCATGGCGCGAAGCTCGTCACCGCCGTCGCCACCGCGACCGTGCCGAAAGTCACCGTGGTGATCGGCGGCAGCTTCGGCGCGGGCAATTACGGCATGTGCGGGCGCGCCTACTCGCCCCGTTTCCTGTTCACTTGGCCCAATGCGCGCATTTCGGTGATGGGTGGGGAGCAGGCGGCCAGCGTCCTCGCTACCGTCCACCGCGACGCGGACAAATGGACACCCGAAGAGGCCGAGGCGTTCAAGGCCCCGATCCGCCAGAAATACGAAGACGAAGGCAACCCCTACTACGCCACCGCGCGGCTGTGGGACGACGGGGTGATCGACCCGGTACAGACCCGCGACGTGCTGGGTCTGGCGTTCGCGGCGTGTCTTGAGGCGCCGATTGCGGAACGACCTGCGTTTGGTGTGTTCCGGATGTAATGGATGTCCTCGGACTTTTTTCTGTTCAGCCCGCTTGAACTTCCGCGCGATGATATCCTCAATGCCTTCCTGGCTCAGGGTGGAGCGGCAGAGGGCGATCAGGAATGTCATTACATTCGATTCTTCGGAGACCGGATAATCCTCAACATCGAGGAAGTTCGGAAAGGGCACACTTGGGCCTTCTTCGAGGAAGAGGTGAGAACACGAATTCGGGCGATAATCGGCGAGCCGCGCTGGATGCTTTCCGTAACCTACGGGCCGCCTGCGATTGGCAACGCCGCGCTTTTGGCGCTTCCCGATCTTCCGTCGCTTGCTGTTGAGAATGATCGCGGATTGGTTCTTTCATACGCTGAGGCGCGAATGCGAGCGAAATCCGGACCAGATTGGCTAAACGAATCGGTGCGACCCTAAATCCCCCCACGCTTTCCCTTGCGTAACTCCCCCGAATAAGGTCAGACGTAAAAGCGAGAGAGGGACCACGCTTGAAACACAACGAAACCCGTAACGTCACGCTGCTTTCGCGGATCGTGAACCGGATCATCCTGTTCCTGTACAAGTGGAAGGGCTGGAAGATCGAAGGGCACCTGCCCAAGAACCTCAAGAAATACGTCATCGCCGGCGCGCCGCATACGTCCAACTGGGATTTCGTGTTCTTTGCGGGCGCGACCAAGCATGAACAGGTGCAGCCCAATTTCATGGGCAAGCACACGCTGTTTCAGGGGATCATGAAGAACTTCATGCTCGACATGGGCGGCATCGCGGTGGACCGGACGAAGCGCGCCAATGTCGTCGAGCAGATGCAGGCCGAATTCGAGCGCCGCAACGAATTGGCGCTGGTGATCGCCACCGAAGGAACGCGGTCTTCGGACGGGAAGTGGAAATCGGGGTTCTACAACATCGCCCGCGCGGCGGGTGTGCCGATCGTCCCGGCATGCGCCGACAATGAAAAGATGATCATCAGTTTCGGCGAACCCATGATCCCGACGGGCAATTACGGCGAAGACCTGCTCAAGCTGGCCGAATGGTTCCGCTCCAAACTGCCCGATTACGAGCGGTTCATGGTGCTGGAACAACAGGCGCGCGATATCATTGCGGGGCGCAACGACATCTGAAATCGCCAAGCTGCGCGGCGGGATGCTGCGTCGCACAAAATTCTGTGCTATGCCTTTAAGATGACGGCCCCTTCCCCTATCTAGGGCCGAAATCAGGAGGATCCCCGCCCCATGCCCTTGAGCGAAGAGACCCGCAAGCAGGAGCGCAAGCGCATTGCGAGCATGGTGCTCGATCTCGTCAAGGCGCGGGGGACGGAGATTTCCTATTCGGTCGCCCAGAGCGAAAGCGGGCTGTCGCGCAGCCGGTTCGAATGGGTGTTCGGGGATTATGACGACCTGTTCGATGCGGTCGCCGCGATCTGGCTCGCCCCGCACATGAAGGTGATGGAAGAGGTGCTCGACACCGATCTTCCGCCCAATCGCAAGATGTACGAATTCTTCCGCAGGCGCTTCGTCATCTCGCGCGATCGTTTTCGCGAAGACCCCGAGAATTTCCGGATGCTGTGCGAAATGGGCGCGGCTAATTTCGAACGGGTGCGCAGCTATGTCGATCTGGCCGATCATTATCTGTGCGAAATCATCGTGCAGGCGCAGGCGGACGGGTATTTCGCCGGGCTGGAAATCGACGAGGCGCTGTCGCTGATCAACCAGATGGTGTCGCCCTACACGCTGCCGGATTCGCTGATCTACATCGCGCCCAAACTGTCCGAAGAGAAGCTGGCGCGGATCATCGACACGATCTTCATCGGGCTTTCCGGCGAAACCGGAACACAGGCGCGCGGGCTCAACACGATCCGGGTCGCGTCCTGAACCGCCGGGGCCGCCGCGCTATTTGTCGCGTGGTGTGCGCCGGAATTGCAGGACATTGGCAGGCGGCTTTGGCTGAAGCCTGATCCGCCGTTTTTCCGCCAGCGCGTATTTGAGGCTGGCCCCCACCAGCACGGCAGACACGGCGATCAGCAGGATCGCCCACAACCAGTGCGGCAGAAAAAGCGAGGCTTCGATCTGGCCGGTGTCGGACAGCATCTCGCGCCCGTCGATCATGGCGCTTTCCGAAAACAGGTAGTTCCAGTCGCGCAGCATGCTCATCGCGCCAAGGATACCGAGGAATTGCAGCGTGAAGCGCGCCACCCCGTCCGGAGCCTTCCACGCGATCACCGCCAGCCCCGCCGCGATCAGCGGCAGCACGGCATAGCCCACGGCCGAGCGGACATAGATGATGACCGAGGCGAAGATCAGGATCGCGCTCACCCACAAGGTTGGCCGCCACAGCCGCTGATGCGCGCTCGCGAGGATCAGAGCGGCGCCGAACAGGCTCGGCGCGAGCGGTCCGCCCGCGGCAATCGCGGCATGGACGAATGGCGATGCGTCATGCGCCACCGCGCTTTGCGCAACCCCCGAACCGTCGGCGAAAATCATCAGCTGATCAAACCGCTGGCCCATGATCAGCGCGCTGAGCCCGTGGCCCATCTCGTGAAACCACGTTGTCAGGATCGCGAAGGGATAGATCAGATAGGTGCCGAGCGGCAGCGAGGGCAGCGCGATCACGATGAAACCGGCAAGGATCAGGCGGCCGACCTGCTCCGCCTGACTGCCCGGCTCCACCATCGACTGCACCGGTTCAGCCTTCCCGCATCGCGGCTTGGGGTTGATTGTCGGCGGCGTTGTCGTCCTCCGGGGGGAGCGCCCTGCCGTCGACATCGACGCGGGCGCGATATTTTGCCCTCGCCTCTTCGTCTTCGGCGCGCTGTTCCTGCAAAATGCCCCAGCTGGCAAGGAACAGCCCTGCCACCAGCGGCCCGAGCACTATCCCTGAAAACCCTGCGAGCGAAATTCCTCCCAGCGTCGTGATCAGGATGATCCAGTCGGGAATCCCGGTGTCCCGCCCGACCAGAATCGGGCGCAGGACATTGTCGACGCTGCTGATGATGAGGAAACCCGCTCCCAGCACGAAAACGCCCTGCCACACTTCACCGACCACGATCAGCCATATGCCCGCGGGAGCCCAGACCAACGCCGTGCCGACTGCCGGGATCAAGGCGAGGATCGCCATCAGCACGCCCAGCAACAGCGGCGAGGGCACGCCCGCAATCGCCAGCATGATGCCGCCCAGCGCGCCCTGGATAAGACCGACTACGCCCGACCCCTTGATCACGGCGCGCACGATGCCGAGGAAACGTTCGGCCAGAAGATCGGCAATCTCCCGCTCGATCGGCGCGGAATGCAGGATCGTCTCGCCAATCCGCCCGCCATCGCGCAGCAGGAAAAACAGGACGTAAAGGCCGAGGCCGAAGCTGAGGAAAAAGCCGAATGCGCCGCTGCCGATGGACACCGCCTGACTGGCCAGCATACCGGCGCTGTCACCGAGAATGCCCTGCAACCGCTCCTGCAGGAAAGAGACGTCGGTCCAGCCGTTATCCTCGATCAATTGCTGAAGCGTGGCCGGCAGCAAGGCATAAATGCTTTCGTACCATGCGACGATATCGATCGGGTTTTCTCGGAAGTTGTTCACCAGTGCCAAGGCTTCGTTGATCACCAGTGATCCGATCAACAAGGCAGGCAGAAGCACCGCGATAAAGATGATCGTCAGGGCGAGTGAAGCCGCGAGGTTGCGTTTGCCCCGCGTTTTCCTGAGCGACCATCGGTACAACGGCTGGAACATGATCGCGGCGAGCGCCGACCACATGATCGGTGCTGCAAACGGCCACGCTACCCACATTAAAAGGAAAGACACCGCCGCCAGCAGCAGCAGGAAGCTCCAGTGTTCGAGCGCGGATGTGTCGTTGGGTTCGGCTTCTGACATTTCCGATGATGTCGGGCTTTAGCAGCGAAACATCAAGTCCCTAGAGGGCGGCATAAGCCAGCATCGCGCCAGCCGCCGCAGTCGGCAGCGCGAACAGCCGGTAGACGGACAAGGGAATCCGATCGGCCCACCACACGGCATAGGCGTGGTGCCAGCGCATCGGCAACAGAAGGATCAGGATCGAGCTGGCCAGAATGAACCAGCCGCCGACTTCGAACAGCATTGGCGCCTTCGAGTGTGCGGCACGCAGGATCAGCGCGGCTCCCACCACGGCGCGAGGCACATGCTCACCCAATTGCATCCGCCAGTTCGCGCCCATCTGCGCAAGCCCGTCGCGCGCCGCATCCGGCCGCATGGCACACACCGCCGCGACGAAGACCAGCCATGCTGCGCCAAGCAAGACCACCGCGAGGGCGGCCAGCGCGTTCACACGTCGAGGTTCGCGACGTTGAGAGCGTTGTTCTGGATGAATTCGCGCCGGGGTTCGACAACGTCGCCCATCAGGCGGGTGAAGATTTCATCGGTGACGTCGGCATCCTCGACCTTGACCTGCAACAGCACCCGGTTTTCCGGATCGAGCGTGGTCTCCCACAGCTGTTCGGGGTTCATTTCCCCCAGCCCTTTGTAGCGGCTGATCGATAGACCCTTGCGCCCGGCGGCGAGCACCGCGTCGAGCAACTGGCTCGGGCGGGTGATCGCGTCCTCGGAGATAGCGGTGCCGGTGTCTTCGGTCTCGCCTTCCGCCTCGTCGGCTTCGGGCTCGTCATCCTGCACATCGCCGGC
It contains:
- a CDS encoding carboxyl transferase domain-containing protein, whose product is MTAPVLTTKLDREDPAAKARFAHNHALASDLRAAVAEAALGGPEKHRERHVSRGKLLPRERVERLLDPGSPFLEVGQLAANGMYEGDVSGASMICGIGRVSGRQVMIVCNDPTVKGGSYYPMTVKKHLRAQEIAQENRLPCIYLVDSGGANLPYQAEVFPDREHFGRIFFNQANMSALGIPQIACVMGSCTAGGAYVPAMSDETVIVRNQGTIFLAGPPLVKAATGEEISAEDLGGGDLHAKKSGVVDHLAENDEHALTIVRDIVSQLGANTAAAKDVALKDPRPPKFDAEDLYALIPEDVRAPYDVKEVIARLVDGSEFHEFKAHYGSTLVCGFAHIWGMPVAILANNGVLFSESAQKGAHFIELACQRRIPLLFLQNISGFMVGGKYEAEGIAKHGAKLVTAVATATVPKVTVVIGGSFGAGNYGMCGRAYSPRFLFTWPNARISVMGGEQAASVLATVHRDADKWTPEEAEAFKAPIRQKYEDEGNPYYATARLWDDGVIDPVQTRDVLGLAFAACLEAPIAERPAFGVFRM
- a CDS encoding lysophospholipid acyltransferase family protein is translated as MKHNETRNVTLLSRIVNRIILFLYKWKGWKIEGHLPKNLKKYVIAGAPHTSNWDFVFFAGATKHEQVQPNFMGKHTLFQGIMKNFMLDMGGIAVDRTKRANVVEQMQAEFERRNELALVIATEGTRSSDGKWKSGFYNIARAAGVPIVPACADNEKMIISFGEPMIPTGNYGEDLLKLAEWFRSKLPDYERFMVLEQQARDIIAGRNDI
- a CDS encoding M50 family metallopeptidase, which translates into the protein MVEPGSQAEQVGRLILAGFIVIALPSLPLGTYLIYPFAILTTWFHEMGHGLSALIMGQRFDQLMIFADGSGVAQSAVAHDASPFVHAAIAAGGPLAPSLFGAALILASAHQRLWRPTLWVSAILIFASVIIYVRSAVGYAVLPLIAAGLAVIAWKAPDGVARFTLQFLGILGAMSMLRDWNYLFSESAMIDGREMLSDTGQIEASLFLPHWLWAILLIAVSAVLVGASLKYALAEKRRIRLQPKPPANVLQFRRTPRDK
- a CDS encoding AI-2E family transporter, with the translated sequence MSEAEPNDTSALEHWSFLLLLAAVSFLLMWVAWPFAAPIMWSALAAIMFQPLYRWSLRKTRGKRNLAASLALTIIFIAVLLPALLIGSLVINEALALVNNFRENPIDIVAWYESIYALLPATLQQLIEDNGWTDVSFLQERLQGILGDSAGMLASQAVSIGSGAFGFFLSFGLGLYVLFFLLRDGGRIGETILHSAPIEREIADLLAERFLGIVRAVIKGSGVVGLIQGALGGIMLAIAGVPSPLLLGVLMAILALIPAVGTALVWAPAGIWLIVVGEVWQGVFVLGAGFLIISSVDNVLRPILVGRDTGIPDWIILITTLGGISLAGFSGIVLGPLVAGLFLASWGILQEQRAEDEEARAKYRARVDVDGRALPPEDDNAADNQPQAAMREG